TTGCCATCGTGTATGGGTTTGAAAAGTTCTTTATCTCCTGAAAGAGAATTGTATATTTTGAGGGTATGGTTTTTATAAAGTTGCATTTTGTTAGGAGCTATTTCCGGCTTTCCGCTCTATCTTTTTCTTTGACAAGAAAAAGGATGCCGCTGCTATCCGGGCTATTAAAAATTGGTGTCTAATCGAATGTAATCTAAAAATTCTCTACGGGTTTGTTCGTCTTTAAATTTGCCGCCAAATTCAGAAGTTACCGTACTGCTTTCAATGTCGCGAATCCCACGTGAATTGACGCACAAATGTTTGGCATCAATCACACAAGCCACGTCATCGGTTCCTAAAACTTTTTGTAATTCCTGTACAATTTGCATCGTTAAACGCTCTTGTACTTGAGGTCTTTTGGCAAAATAATCTACAATTCGGTTCATTTTCGAAAGGCCGACTACTGTTCCGTTTGAAATATAAGCTACGTGAGCGCGACCCACTATCGGAAGTAAATGATGTTCGCAAGTAGAGTAGAGGGTGATGTTTTTTTCTACCAGCATTTCACCATATTTATAATTATTTTGAAATGTTGAAGAGCTTGGTTTTTTATTAGGATTTAATCCGCCAAAAATCTCTTTCACAAACATTTTGGCCACGCGATTCGGAGTTCCTTTGATACTATCATCGGTCAAATCCATTCCTAATGTTCTCAATATATTTTCGACATCTTTTTTAATCGAATTTATTTTTTCTTCGTCGCTACTGTCAAAAGCATCTTTTCGTACAGGATTTTGGGCACTGGTCGCTATATGGTTATTACCTAATTCGTCCTGAAAATCTTCGTTATTTATCATTAAAATAAAAGAGTTAATTGGGGTTTTTGAATAAGAAAGCAAAGATAAATAATAATATTTAAACTCAATCCGGAAGTGTTAATATTTGAAAATATTTAAATTTTTAAGTTAATTATCTCTTAAAAAAGTGTAAATTTCGCTCCAAAAAAAAGCAAATAAATTATGAAAAAGAGTTACTTTTTAAATTTTTCATTAAATAAACTAAATTTAGCTGTAATTTTTGTAACGTTCCTCGCGGTGTTTCTTGTACCCACTACAGGGATGTCTCAACAACAAAAAAATGCAACTAATAAAACCAACGCAAAAGGAATTAATCAAGCTGCTCTCCCGGGTACGTTTGAAAGTTTAGGCAATACCATGTCAAGACAGTCAAGTTCAAACGGACCAAGTTTGAATAGTACTCTTGCCGGAGCATTGTCTGAAATTTATAGTGTAACCGGGCAGTATACACTTTCTGCTGACGGTATTGGTTCGTCCTCATCTGCAATGGCGATAAGGGTAAATAAGCCTAATGCCGGAGCCACTGTGCTAAAAGCAATTTTAATGTCTTCTGCCACTGCTACAACTGTTCCTGACGGTTGTGTAACATTGTCAGGGTCTCCAATAAATTGGAATGGTTCAGCAACAAACGCTAGCAGCACAACTTTTAATAACTATTGGGCTGATGTAACTAGTCTAGTTGCTGCTCAAATCAATGCTTTTCCAGCCGGAATTTCAACATTGAATATTACAGAGTGTAGCTCGTCCGGTATTGAAGGAGAAGCACTTTTAGTTGTTTTTAATGATGCTACTGCTACTGAAAAGACCATAATAATAATGTTTGGGGCTTCAACACCCTCCGGAGATAATTTTTCGCTTACACTTGCTCAACCTATAGACCCGGCGGCTCCCGGAGCATTGTTGAATATGGGATTGGGAATTGGTTTCAGTTATCAGAATGGTGGAGGAAGTCAAACGTCACAAGTATCGGTTAATTCACAAATGCTATCCAGTTCAGCCGGTGGAGAAGATGATGGAGAATCTGCCAATGGAGGTTTGATAACTGTTGGAGGAATTGGTGATACCAATACAAATCCGGCAAATCCTAATGCCGGACCAACCGATCAATATACGGATGATGAAGTGTATTCCATTTTGCCGTTCATTACTAATACCACCACCAGTTTGAATATCAATACGGTTAATCCTTCAGGAGATGATAATATTTTCTTGGCTTATTTTACCTTGTCAGGTTCAGCTATTGTGGGTGAAGGTATTTTATTGTCACAAACTACTACTTCAGGGAATGTAGGAACCAGTCATACAGTTACAGCTGTTGTTAAAGATACTAACGGATTA
Above is a genomic segment from Flavobacterium phycosphaerae containing:
- the folE gene encoding GTP cyclohydrolase I FolE — its product is MINNEDFQDELGNNHIATSAQNPVRKDAFDSSDEEKINSIKKDVENILRTLGMDLTDDSIKGTPNRVAKMFVKEIFGGLNPNKKPSSSTFQNNYKYGEMLVEKNITLYSTCEHHLLPIVGRAHVAYISNGTVVGLSKMNRIVDYFAKRPQVQERLTMQIVQELQKVLGTDDVACVIDAKHLCVNSRGIRDIESSTVTSEFGGKFKDEQTRREFLDYIRLDTNF